One part of the Pannonibacter sp. XCT-53 genome encodes these proteins:
- a CDS encoding ChbG/HpnK family deacetylase — protein MKRITLAAVDYGLAFGVDRAIRDLLSAGRLSAVACLAASDLWSREYRPLQEVAEAVGGHALIGLNLVLSDPNLPPQSERWQTTFGARFRSPAWYARRALTGLLPDEVIQAELEAQIARFTSFWAGPPEFVSLRNGLMRHRPLARLVIAALKAQGVTPQPLLIYPHADGWEARRFARFAARAGLTTLPCGPRLPDLEEEAALQAALRLHFDGLPDRAVVVCRPGEADDRLRRLEPRSDIRIREVQRRVLASQTFFNTLAEKDVFLY, from the coding sequence ATGAAGCGGATCACCCTGGCGGCGGTCGACTACGGGCTTGCCTTTGGCGTCGACCGGGCGATCCGGGATCTCCTGTCGGCGGGACGCCTCAGCGCCGTCGCCTGCCTTGCCGCCTCCGACCTGTGGAGCCGGGAGTACCGGCCGCTGCAGGAGGTCGCCGAGGCCGTTGGCGGCCATGCCCTGATCGGCCTCAATCTCGTGCTGAGTGATCCCAACCTGCCGCCGCAGAGCGAGCGCTGGCAGACCACCTTCGGCGCGCGCTTCCGGTCTCCGGCCTGGTATGCCCGCCGCGCGCTGACCGGACTGCTGCCCGACGAGGTCATCCAGGCCGAACTGGAAGCGCAGATTGCCCGGTTCACCAGCTTCTGGGCCGGCCCGCCGGAATTCGTGTCGCTGCGCAACGGCCTGATGCGCCATCGTCCGCTGGCGCGGCTTGTGATTGCGGCGTTGAAGGCACAGGGCGTCACGCCGCAGCCGCTGCTGATCTATCCGCATGCCGACGGCTGGGAAGCCCGCCGCTTCGCCCGGTTTGCGGCCCGCGCGGGGCTGACAACCCTGCCGTGCGGCCCGCGCCTGCCGGATCTGGAGGAGGAGGCGGCGCTTCAGGCCGCCTTGCGGCTGCATTTCGACGGCCTGCCCGATCGCGCCGTGGTGGTCTGCCGGCCAGGCGAGGCCGATGACCGGTTGCGGCGGCTCGAGCCGCGCAGCGACATCCGGATCCGGGAGGTCCAGCGTCGCGTTCTGGCCAGCCAGACGTTCTTCAACACGCTGGCCGAGAAGGATGTTTTCCTCTACTGA